The following nucleotide sequence is from Trueperaceae bacterium.
CGCGACACGAAACTGCTGGTGCAGGGCATGGGCGGCGCCGGACGGTTCCATACCGACAAGGCGATCGCCTACGGCACGAACGTCGTCGCCGGCGTCCACCCCGGCAAGGGGGGGACGCACCTGCGCTTCGAGGGGGACACCGACGCCAGCGGCGTGCCCGGGCGCGACCCGACGTACGCCGTGGACGTCCCCATGTTCGAAACGGTCCGCGACGCCGTCGCGGCGACCGGCGCGAACGCCAGCGTCGTGTACGTCCCGCCGGCCGGCGCGGCGGACGCGATCCTCGAGGCGGCGGACGCCGGCCTGGCGTTGGTCGTCGCGATCACCGAAGGCATCCCGGTGCAGGACATGGTGACGGTGAAGCGGGCGCTGCAGGGCACCGCGACGCGGCTGGTGGGGCCCAACTGCCCCGGCGTCATCACGCCGCACGCCTGCAAGATCGGGATCATGCCCGGCTACATCCACCAGGGGGGCCGGGTCGGCGTCGTGAGCCGCTCGGGGACGCTGACGTACGAAGCGGTGAAGCAGTTGAGCGACGTCGGTCTGGGCCAAACGACCGCCGTCGGCATCGGCGGCGACCCGGTCAACGGCACGAACTTCGTCGACGTCCTGGCGATGTTCCGCGACGATCCCGCCACCGAGGGCGTCATCATGATCGGCGAGATCGGCGGGACGGCGGAGGAGGACGCGGCCGCCTGGATCGCCGACCACCTCGACAAGCCGGTCGCCGGCTTCATCGCCGGGACGACCGCCCCGCCCGGGAAACGCATGGGGCACGCCGGCGCGATCGTGTCGGGCGGCAAGGGCACGGCCGACGCGAAGATCGCGGCGCTCGAGGGGGCCGGCGTCGTGCTGGCGGAGACCCCGACCGACATGGGGGCGGCGATGATGACCGCCATGAAGCGCGCCGGCTTGGCCTGATGGAGGCGCTCGTCCGCCGCATCGCGGACGAGGGAACCGTCGCGCCGAACGGGCTGTTGCGCGTCGACGGGTTCGTCAACCACCGCCTGGATCCCGCCTTCGTCCTGGAGGCGGGGTCCGTCCTCCGCGCGCGGCTCGAGGCGGCTGGCGCGCCGCCGCCCGACCTGATCCTCACCGCC
It contains:
- the sucD gene encoding succinate--CoA ligase subunit alpha, which translates into the protein MSVLVGRDTKLLVQGMGGAGRFHTDKAIAYGTNVVAGVHPGKGGTHLRFEGDTDASGVPGRDPTYAVDVPMFETVRDAVAATGANASVVYVPPAGAADAILEAADAGLALVVAITEGIPVQDMVTVKRALQGTATRLVGPNCPGVITPHACKIGIMPGYIHQGGRVGVVSRSGTLTYEAVKQLSDVGLGQTTAVGIGGDPVNGTNFVDVLAMFRDDPATEGVIMIGEIGGTAEEDAAAWIADHLDKPVAGFIAGTTAPPGKRMGHAGAIVSGGKGTADAKIAALEGAGVVLAETPTDMGAAMMTAMKRAGLA